A portion of the Saimiri boliviensis isolate mSaiBol1 chromosome 1, mSaiBol1.pri, whole genome shotgun sequence genome contains these proteins:
- the ATOX1 gene encoding copper transport protein ATOX1 → MPKHEFSVDMTCGGCAEAVSRVLNKLGGVKYDIDLPNKKVCIESEHSMDTLLATLKKTGKTVSYLGLE, encoded by the exons AAGCACGAGTTCTCCGTTGACATGACCTGTGGAGGCTGTGCTGAAGCTGTCTCTCGGGTCCTCAATAAGCTTGGAG GAGTTAAGTATGACATTGACCTGCCCAACAAGAAGGTCTGCATTGAATCTGAGCACAGCATGGACACTCTGCTTGCAACcctgaagaaaacaggaaagactGTTTCCTACCTTGGCCTCGAGTAA